A window of Corythoichthys intestinalis isolate RoL2023-P3 chromosome 14, ASM3026506v1, whole genome shotgun sequence contains these coding sequences:
- the LOC130930037 gene encoding leucine-rich repeat-containing protein 24-like isoform X2: MVCWLSTLVFIILTTASQPTVGCPSGCRCYSLTVECGSFGIKEIPQGVPTFTETLFLQDNAIVHIRLQDLTLLDSLHYLYLQNNSISALEPGAFLSQGQLLELALNGNLIHLVTPEMFQGLEHLRILYLAGNQITRVQDNTFRGLQRLQELHLQENSIEVLADKALSGLSSLALLDLSQNHLHTLGASSLKPLVSLQVLRVTENPWRCDCALGWLRTWISEDGQRLLSTAEQRRLMCSEPPRLSHLSLGEVAPNSLVCIPPVVQLEPSHLTVRLGESLRVSCQASGYPQPQVTWKKSSNGKAQLSPRGLVQELGPNGELFRPGVGGVVTALPSSGGIKTGGINGLVRGTEEGGERDSFDPDMGSGMLFLSNVTVAHAGRYECEAWNPGGVARVTFHLAVNMSSSSYSSQFWPHLNTHSSVSSSSNSFFHPKVVDVSQKPLYEQDSMDFSALGPATQTAIAVGISLLALTAILLLIMIYTRHQQYHKDEVESYCTSKEESIIYVNDYSDGPTTFAQLEEYSDDQGHEMYVLNRAKPVGSASVRCPMMGGFAPQRSMKEALLDHQVIQTLSRSGGMEVRRNPGDGGEGPLTTDPEEVFLSQSLIFGSQLAYEIHC, encoded by the exons ATGGTCTGCTGGCTGTCCACACTCGTATTCATCATCCTGACTACAGCTTCCCAACCTACAGTGGGATGTCCCTCTGGTTGCCGCTGCTACAGTCTTACGGTGGAGTGTGGCTCCTTTGGAATCAAAGAAATCCCACAAGGTGTCCCCACCTTCACTGAG ACATTGTTCCTCCAGGACAATGCTATTGTGCATATCCGTCTTCAGGATCTGACTCTGCTGGACAGCCTCCATTACCTTTACCTCCAGAATAACAGCATTTCAGCTCTGGAGCCAGGAGCATTTCTCAGCCAGGGGCAGCTACTAGAGCTCGCCCTGAATGGAAACCTCATCCATCTTGTCACCCCAGAGATGTTCCAGGGTTTGGAGCATCTTCGGATTCTTTATCTTGCGGGCAACCAGATCACTCGAGTACAGGACAACACCTTCAGGGGACTGCAG CGCCTCCAGGAACTCCATTTGCAGGAAAATAGCATAGAGGTACTGGCAGACAAAGCTCTGTCTGGATTGTCATCTCTGGCTCTACTGGATCTCAGCCAAAATCACCTCCACACCTTGGGAGCCTCATCACTCAAACCACTTGTCAGTCTGCAGGTGCTGCGAGTCACAG AAAATCCATGGCGATGTGATTGTGCTCTTGGCTGGCTAAGGACATGGATCAGCGAGGACGGACAGCGGCTGTTAAGCACTGCTGAGCAGCGTCGTCTAATGTGCTCGGAGCCACCTCGTCTTTCCCACCTCAGCCTAGGGGAGGTTGCTCCAAACAGCCTGGTTTGCATCCCCCCTGTTGTACAGCTTGAGCCTAGTCATCTAACTGTTAGACTCGGGGAGAGCCTTCGAGTCTCATGTCAAGCCTCAGGATATCCTCAGCCTCAAGTGACTTGGAAAAAATCTTCCAATGGCAAGGCCCAGTTGTCTCCACGAGGCTTGGTTCAAGAGCTGGGGCCCAATGGTGAACTTTTCCGACCTGGTGTTGGAGGAGTTGTGACGGCCCTGCCTAGCAGTGGGGGTATAAAGACTGGTGGAATCAACGGGCTTGTGCGTGGGACCGAGGAGGGGGGTGAGAGAGACAGTTTCGACCCAGACATGGGCAGCGGCATGCTCTTTCTCAGCAATGTGACGGTTGCACATGCTGGTCGTTATGAGTGCGAGGCATGGAATCCTGGTGGTGTAGCAAGAGTTACATTTCACTTAGCGGTCAATATGTCTTCATCCTCATATTCGTCACAATTCTGGCCTCATTTAAACACACActcatcagtttcatcttcatctaattcattcttccatccaAAGGTTGTGGATGTTAGCCAGAAGCCACTTTATGAGCAAGACAGCATGGACTTTAGTGCTCTTGGCCCAGCCACACAAACCGCCATCGCTGTTGGCATTTCCTTACTAGCACTTACTGCTATTCTACTCTTGATTATGATTTACACACGTCACCAGCAATACCATAAAGACGAAGTGGAGTCCTACTGTACCAGCAAAGAAGAGAGCATTATCTATGTAAATGATTACTCTGACGGACCCACCACTTTTGCACAGCTGGAGGAGTACAGTGATGACCAAGGTCATGAGATGTATGTGCTTAACCGAGCAAAGCCAGTTGGGTCCGCCTCAGTGAGGTGTCCCATGATGGGAGGGTTTGCCCCACAAAGAAGCATGAAAGAGGCGCTCCTGGATCATCAAGTGATTCAGACCCTTTCCAGATCAGGAGGGATGGAGGTTCGAAGAAATCCAGGAGATGGCGGTGAGGGGCCACTAACCACTGACCCAGAGGAAGTCTTCCTCAGCCAGAGTCTCATTTTTGGATCACAGCTTGCTTATGAAATCCACTGTTAA
- the LOC130930037 gene encoding leucine-rich repeat-containing protein 24-like isoform X1 — protein sequence MTCDTDSLRLFFPYSYWYNCSCSTTMVCWLSTLVFIILTTASQPTVGCPSGCRCYSLTVECGSFGIKEIPQGVPTFTETLFLQDNAIVHIRLQDLTLLDSLHYLYLQNNSISALEPGAFLSQGQLLELALNGNLIHLVTPEMFQGLEHLRILYLAGNQITRVQDNTFRGLQRLQELHLQENSIEVLADKALSGLSSLALLDLSQNHLHTLGASSLKPLVSLQVLRVTENPWRCDCALGWLRTWISEDGQRLLSTAEQRRLMCSEPPRLSHLSLGEVAPNSLVCIPPVVQLEPSHLTVRLGESLRVSCQASGYPQPQVTWKKSSNGKAQLSPRGLVQELGPNGELFRPGVGGVVTALPSSGGIKTGGINGLVRGTEEGGERDSFDPDMGSGMLFLSNVTVAHAGRYECEAWNPGGVARVTFHLAVNMSSSSYSSQFWPHLNTHSSVSSSSNSFFHPKVVDVSQKPLYEQDSMDFSALGPATQTAIAVGISLLALTAILLLIMIYTRHQQYHKDEVESYCTSKEESIIYVNDYSDGPTTFAQLEEYSDDQGHEMYVLNRAKPVGSASVRCPMMGGFAPQRSMKEALLDHQVIQTLSRSGGMEVRRNPGDGGEGPLTTDPEEVFLSQSLIFGSQLAYEIHC from the exons ATGACATGTGACACAGACAGTTTACGCTTATTCTTTCCCTATTCTTACTGGTATAACTGCAGTTGTTCAACCACCATGGTCTGCTGGCTGTCCACACTCGTATTCATCATCCTGACTACAGCTTCCCAACCTACAGTGGGATGTCCCTCTGGTTGCCGCTGCTACAGTCTTACGGTGGAGTGTGGCTCCTTTGGAATCAAAGAAATCCCACAAGGTGTCCCCACCTTCACTGAG ACATTGTTCCTCCAGGACAATGCTATTGTGCATATCCGTCTTCAGGATCTGACTCTGCTGGACAGCCTCCATTACCTTTACCTCCAGAATAACAGCATTTCAGCTCTGGAGCCAGGAGCATTTCTCAGCCAGGGGCAGCTACTAGAGCTCGCCCTGAATGGAAACCTCATCCATCTTGTCACCCCAGAGATGTTCCAGGGTTTGGAGCATCTTCGGATTCTTTATCTTGCGGGCAACCAGATCACTCGAGTACAGGACAACACCTTCAGGGGACTGCAG CGCCTCCAGGAACTCCATTTGCAGGAAAATAGCATAGAGGTACTGGCAGACAAAGCTCTGTCTGGATTGTCATCTCTGGCTCTACTGGATCTCAGCCAAAATCACCTCCACACCTTGGGAGCCTCATCACTCAAACCACTTGTCAGTCTGCAGGTGCTGCGAGTCACAG AAAATCCATGGCGATGTGATTGTGCTCTTGGCTGGCTAAGGACATGGATCAGCGAGGACGGACAGCGGCTGTTAAGCACTGCTGAGCAGCGTCGTCTAATGTGCTCGGAGCCACCTCGTCTTTCCCACCTCAGCCTAGGGGAGGTTGCTCCAAACAGCCTGGTTTGCATCCCCCCTGTTGTACAGCTTGAGCCTAGTCATCTAACTGTTAGACTCGGGGAGAGCCTTCGAGTCTCATGTCAAGCCTCAGGATATCCTCAGCCTCAAGTGACTTGGAAAAAATCTTCCAATGGCAAGGCCCAGTTGTCTCCACGAGGCTTGGTTCAAGAGCTGGGGCCCAATGGTGAACTTTTCCGACCTGGTGTTGGAGGAGTTGTGACGGCCCTGCCTAGCAGTGGGGGTATAAAGACTGGTGGAATCAACGGGCTTGTGCGTGGGACCGAGGAGGGGGGTGAGAGAGACAGTTTCGACCCAGACATGGGCAGCGGCATGCTCTTTCTCAGCAATGTGACGGTTGCACATGCTGGTCGTTATGAGTGCGAGGCATGGAATCCTGGTGGTGTAGCAAGAGTTACATTTCACTTAGCGGTCAATATGTCTTCATCCTCATATTCGTCACAATTCTGGCCTCATTTAAACACACActcatcagtttcatcttcatctaattcattcttccatccaAAGGTTGTGGATGTTAGCCAGAAGCCACTTTATGAGCAAGACAGCATGGACTTTAGTGCTCTTGGCCCAGCCACACAAACCGCCATCGCTGTTGGCATTTCCTTACTAGCACTTACTGCTATTCTACTCTTGATTATGATTTACACACGTCACCAGCAATACCATAAAGACGAAGTGGAGTCCTACTGTACCAGCAAAGAAGAGAGCATTATCTATGTAAATGATTACTCTGACGGACCCACCACTTTTGCACAGCTGGAGGAGTACAGTGATGACCAAGGTCATGAGATGTATGTGCTTAACCGAGCAAAGCCAGTTGGGTCCGCCTCAGTGAGGTGTCCCATGATGGGAGGGTTTGCCCCACAAAGAAGCATGAAAGAGGCGCTCCTGGATCATCAAGTGATTCAGACCCTTTCCAGATCAGGAGGGATGGAGGTTCGAAGAAATCCAGGAGATGGCGGTGAGGGGCCACTAACCACTGACCCAGAGGAAGTCTTCCTCAGCCAGAGTCTCATTTTTGGATCACAGCTTGCTTATGAAATCCACTGTTAA